In a single window of the Anaplasma platys genome:
- a CDS encoding heme exporter protein CcmB translates to MLYIRTFFQELRVIAGRGGSSAHVAVLFTIIVGTSLFVLPSEYASKIIPCFFWVCSVSVMQISIRALFEEDYNNGLLEQLLIQDLLPEVLVFLKVIAHWVCVAVPICAITAVIDFVVLGASLPAALYMGAVLSVALLIVNFVSAVGHALVLGSERGLVMAQVLIFPVVVPVAVYFNLLFISWTQSGVFGSYSVGLLGAGMIALIPISIFFILSAIKLAVEQN, encoded by the coding sequence GTGTTGTATATAAGAACATTTTTTCAAGAGCTACGAGTGATTGCAGGTAGAGGAGGAAGTTCCGCGCACGTGGCGGTGCTGTTTACAATCATTGTTGGGACTTCACTGTTTGTATTACCCTCTGAATACGCCTCGAAGATAATCCCCTGTTTTTTCTGGGTGTGCAGCGTTTCAGTGATGCAAATATCGATAAGAGCTCTTTTCGAGGAAGACTACAACAACGGACTTCTGGAGCAACTCTTAATTCAGGATCTGTTACCTGAGGTTCTGGTGTTTCTCAAGGTTATTGCACATTGGGTATGTGTTGCTGTGCCCATCTGCGCCATAACAGCTGTGATTGATTTTGTTGTGTTAGGGGCCAGTTTGCCAGCAGCTTTGTATATGGGAGCGGTGTTGAGTGTTGCATTGCTGATCGTAAATTTTGTTTCTGCAGTGGGGCACGCTTTAGTGTTGGGTAGTGAAAGGGGATTAGTTATGGCCCAGGTACTGATATTTCCCGTCGTTGTTCCTGTTGCTGTGTATTTTAACTTGTTGTTTATTTCTTGGACGCAGTCTGGGGTTTTTGGTTCCTACTCTGTTGGATTGCTAGGTGCAGGAATGATAGCGCTCATTCCTATCAGCATTTTTTTCATTCTTTCTGCCATAAAGCTTGCCGTAGA
- a CDS encoding TraR/DksA family transcriptional regulator: MLPEDYEFDEEDENYMNQRQLDYFKQRLLEWRAALEKESEEKTKEVCQAHVDADLTDMATREYETDLTLQACIRNDELTVEIDKALQRIKDGLYGYCEETGEKIGIGRLKANPVTLYCIEEQERRERQQKLYNNIDDSYDDEL, from the coding sequence GTGTTGCCTGAAGACTACGAATTCGACGAAGAAGACGAAAACTACATGAATCAAAGGCAGCTTGACTACTTTAAGCAAAGATTGCTCGAGTGGAGAGCCGCCCTAGAAAAAGAGTCGGAAGAAAAGACAAAAGAAGTGTGTCAAGCCCATGTGGATGCTGATTTGACCGATATGGCTACGAGAGAGTATGAAACCGATTTGACACTCCAGGCATGTATCCGTAACGATGAGCTGACAGTTGAGATCGACAAGGCGCTACAGCGCATTAAAGACGGTCTGTACGGGTACTGCGAAGAAACCGGGGAAAAAATCGGCATAGGCAGGTTAAAGGCTAACCCTGTTACTTTGTACTGCATAGAAGAGCAAGAACGTCGGGAACGCCAGCAGAAGCTTTACAACAACATCGACGATAGCTACGACGACGAGTTGTGA